One Aegilops tauschii subsp. strangulata cultivar AL8/78 chromosome 7, Aet v6.0, whole genome shotgun sequence genomic window carries:
- the LOC109781762 gene encoding histone H2B.5-like — protein sequence MAPKAEKKPAAAEKTPAAEKTTAGKKPKAEKRPPKSKEGGADKKKKKAKKSVETYKIYIFKVLKQVHPDIGISSKAMSIMNSFINDIFEKLAGESAKLARYNKKPTITSREIQTSVRLVLPGELAKHAVSEGTKAVTKFTSS from the coding sequence ATGGCCCCCAAGGCGGAGAAGAAGCCGGCGGCCGCGGAGAAGACCCCTGCGGCGGAGAAGACCACGGCGGGGAAGAAGCCCAAGGCCGAGAAGCGGCCGCCGAAGTCCAAGGAGGGCGGCGccgacaagaagaagaagaaggccaagaagagcGTGGAGACGTACAAGATCTACATCTTCAAGGTGCTGAAGCAGGTGCACCCGGACATCGGCATCTCCTCCAAGGCCATGTCCATCATGAACTCCTTCATCAACGACATCTTCGAGAAGCTCGCCGGCGAGTCCGCCAAGCTGGCCCGCTACAACAAGAAGCCCACCATCACGTCCAGGGAGATCCAGACCTCCGTCCGCCTCGTCCTCCCCGGCGAGCTCGCCAAGCACGCCGTCTCCGAGGGCACCAAGGCCGTCACCAAGTTCACCTCCTCTTAG